AGGACACGTTGCCATGCACCTACTTTGGCCGCTATTCCGTGCTTCAGAACTTCACATGCACCCACCTTTAACCTCGACCAATTTTGAAGCGTTTGTTGTAACAGTATGCCACTGTTGAAAATGTTCGTTATATCTGGACGCAGTTTCAATAGGCAGGGTGGGAAAATAGGAAATGCAATGAAATGTGGTCGCTATAACTAATAAATCAcatctgggatcgttataagtgggttcgactatGTTTCCTGGGTACACTTATGTTTCTTGCGCTTCCGTGGAGAACGTATATTAGAGGGGTTCTAGAGTATTTAAAATGGCACACAAGCATACAGCTCCACAGTGGAGTTTGCTTACaacacactgaagctgtgccaaATATCTTTGAAGGAACTCGCCTAGTTTCTCAAAGCAATCAAGCAAGAAGCACACACAGAGGAAAATCACTTGATACATTATGTGGCATCGACAGAATACCCTTGAGATTTGGCATTTCAGCAGCACACCCAAAACATCCAGCCAGTGCAAAAAGCTGAACACATCCCACTCATTGctgaaagagaaaataaaagcagcagcagcagttgaaaaagagagagagagagagagagaggtggcaGACACCTTGAAAGCACCCGACCAGCCAAAGCCAATGACAGAGCAGAGCGAGCGAGAGCCCCATTAGCGCTGCAAGACAAGCAAGAGAAATAAGTGTCAGCAAGAGATGGTGCACCCACTGCAGTTTTTCAAAGTGGACTCAGCTCCTTTATAACCCAAGTGCCAGCTTGTCCTCCAAGCTAAATTTAGACCAGGCATTTCAACTTGAGCCCAACAACAGCTTACATTAAACAAGTGCCAAACATGCAGTGCAAGGAAGCCCAAATGTGCATACACAACACCCAACATACAAGATTACAAAGGAGCTGGTTTGTTTCATTTtgcaaagtgcaaaaaaaaaaaaaaaaacatctacagGTAGCAGTGACAACTGGCCGAACTGAATTCACAGCAAATTTACTCCAACAGTCATTATCTTTCCTAATTAGAACTGCACCAAAGCAGGCAAGGAACCTTACAAATTCACAGCAATATTATGTTAAAACATCACACAGAACAAATTCGCATCCAAAAGAACCGTCACCCTAATTAGCAAGTGAAATACAATTGAGAAAAAATTACATAATTCCAAAACATGGTGCACTAGAGATGACACACTGTGTTAACTGTAAACATCTACATTCTTAATTTACAATAGACTGCAATAGTCCCCACATCTCACGTCTCCTAAAAATCACGAATAATCTCCTTTAAAGAAGTTTAATTAGCACATATATCGAATCCTCGATAGAAATAAAAACATTCcactaaaacaaaaacaaattaagCCGCACTTTTTTGTTTTGCCGCTTTAAGTGAGCAACAGCAGGAGCTAAGCTATCAAGCATTCTGGCACATTGTATCTGTGCTAGGTGCATTCCTTTCCACATATGCAAGGCTTTTCATAAATGCAGCGATTAAGTGAAACTTGTGCTTTTTAACAGTTTCAAGCTAAAAGTTTTTAACTAAAATTATAGGAGAACTCCGGCGGTGCAGCCAcacagccaccatgggaatgatggtttgTAGCACGTCTAAGTATTTTTCTGCAGCTTCTTTAAGAAGGTGCAGCCGCGGCCACTGCTAGCAATCTGACCAGTGCCCCCGCCGGCGCCTCTCAACATGTTGCAGCGCAGGTGCAATCAAAACGCAAGACGATCGGCGGAGCACCTGGGTGCGTCTGCCATGGTTCCTCTCCTTCGCCGCGCGCACATTGGTGGTCTCATCATGCTCACTAGTGGCTCTCAGTAGTCATGCAAGCGCAGCAAAATCCAAATGTATGCAGGCTGATTTATCACTCTGCATACTGAATAGCCAAAGGACAGGAAAAGGCCGACCAATatcacctgccagacttgtaggcacaactgtggctgctgttaagggatagatgctattcctaaataaatgcatCATTGTTTTGAtcatccaaatataatctcactatcaaggagggagcagtctacctgactggagcagtatttttttatttggggtgttgctacacCGCGCTCCGCAACaacccaacgaccgccgcttcacatcggcgcccggcaccgcggctcaAACAGATTCGAGGCACTGCCGTTGAAGGTAAGAGAGCTgcgagagagggcgaggggagccaccgaagacACTGCCCCTGAAGCGGccgagttgccgaggccaaatccgctttcctgccgccctcctcccccACCTTCAACGGCCGTCGCGGTGctgtccgctccctgaagtttcgttttctgccgttatccgaaaccgagcgttggccggcgtgggctgtTGCACTCGTTATGCGCACCACGAtgtttcacgactcgcaccgttcatgcatcgtgctatggtgctcaaACACTTCAAAAGTATGTCCTTCCTTTAATTAGAACAAATTCTTGGGCCCCttggagttcgaattatcgagattcgagtGTAAATTGAAATTTTCACTTTCCGAGGACTATGAGTGGCACCATGGCAAATCCACTTGGGCACAACATGAGCAGCCATCCGACTATGCGAACAGCTGCAGCGGTATTCTTGAGTGATGACTTTCTCCGGATATTTTCACTTTAGTGCAATATTGCGTGACtcagcaccagacgcgtctgcATTTAGGCCGATCCTGTTTCTGGCGCTGTGCAAAGTTTGCTATCTTCACACAGTATGAAGTGTGCCGAGACTCGAGGAGTCTCCAAAGTCTCTGAGAGTGATTGCTTGAGAATACCGTCCCTATAGGACGACGCATTCAGCTTGTGTTGTTTGAGCCCATGATGCAATATTAGCGCAGAACTGCACCGCTCTCAACGACAATCATGCCGTAATCCAGCTTGGCAGGAAACAATGAGGCATTCCAGAAGCGACACATGCATCTTGTGTTCGAGGCAACAACAGCAACTAGTGAATAAATACTTGGTTGCATCACCATCTGGAATAGTCACGCAGCGTTCGTACTCTTTCTAGCCCTTGCGCTGCAACTTGGTATAAAGAAATTAAGTGGTACCAAAACGTGGCAGTTCTTTATAAAGGGTTACGAAGAACAAAATTCAAAAGTTGGGATCACTATAATAGCGCCATGCGTCTATTAGTACTTGCCATAAACCCACTGACGTTGCGAAGGGTTGGTGTACTCTAGCTGTTCTTTATTTTTGTCAATGCAGATGCAGCTGTGCTTTTTTATCACCTTTGCACCAAGAAGAATGCAGCCACATACATAACCTAGATTTTAGGCTTGATTTACATGATGGGACTGAGTGCTGATTTAGTCCAAGGACTATGAAGCGGTTGGGCTGAAATAAGTGACGCGGGTGGCACCTCGTCTCCAGTGTTTCGCGATTCGGCGGCACTGATCTATGTCACGCTCAATCGTTGGCTGGATCGGCAATCCATCCTGTCGTGTGAATCCCGCTTTAGGCAAAACTTCGTTGCCGTTGACAACATGGCAATGCGAACATCAAAATAGCGCGAATGGTAGCAGCGACGGGAGGTACTGTAGCAAACGAAGCCCCAGGTGCTCCCACCTATCGCTTCGCCAGGCGTCAGTGGTGGTGCTCTGCAGAGCGCTGCCACGGGCTCTAGTGTTCTCGCTAGCAGTGGCTGCACCTGTAGATTTAATTTTTCTGCTAGACACACCACTTATCCCCTGACCAGTTAGGTATTTTACTTTCACAACTCCCTTCATGAAGCAGATGACACCTGAAACGAAACCTGTGTACTCCCTTCGCAGCAGCAGATTCCACATCTACCTGATTCTACGCACATCCAGAATTTTGGATTCAAAATAAGTAAATACAGTGCACGCAAATAAGCACATCCAACTTTTATAATAAACTAAAGCTGCATGCCTCCAACTTTCGTAATCACAAAGCAAATTAAACGTGCAGCCATTTACCTTCCCGGAATGTAAACTTGAATTGCTTTCCAGCTATAGCATTTTTAATTTCACATTTCTTAAAACCCCATGATACAAGAATGGTGGCCCATGCACTTTGCCAGCCCATCCAGTGATGCACACGTGTCCAGAACGACTAAAGCATGCGCTATTGATCTGCTGCCGCTAGCTAAGCATGTAAAATAATTTATCTTCTGAATGAGCTTTTGTAATGTAAGCAACGTGTCGTTGCCACCAGTCTGCTTGGAAATGTCAGTCTCATAAAGTGGGCTGAGGTCGTTACCAATGCCACCAAACACAGTTTCAGTTACGTATCTGACCAATGTACAGACAATTATGCATTAGAATCAAGTAAACACAGTCTCACTCGGTAGCATTGCGAAAGCTTGTGCTAACCATACGCGTCCTGTGCACTTGTCTGCTGCACTATTGATGGCATGACTCAACTTTCCTTGCAGAATAAAACAGTTTGCAGTTAGCACTTGTGTTCCTGTGTCCTGTTCTTTGTGCTTTCTGGAAACCACAGAGTGATCCCCCCAAAAAGCCACGAAGCACCCTGCACAGTGCCCACTACACTAACCAACAGACTAGTTGTACTTCGCTGCCCCTGGGAAACTGCAATGATTATATGGTGGTAAGGTTTGAGGCTATACAAGAGTTAGCCGCCAGATCTGCAAGTCCTTACATACAACAACGCTTTGTAAAATTGAAGTTACGCACATCATTACAAAGAACAGTGCCATTGCACTCTAGACTGCATCAATTTTACTGTGTAACAAGGTGTAAAAGTGTACCATACACACAAAATAAGGGAACGAACAAAAACCATTACTGTACAAAACTTATGAAAATCCTAGATACTTAAAAGGGCAAAATAAATACACTAGCCAAAGTGCGAAATCAGTGTACACCAAACAAGGATGACCCGGAGCTTACTTTCTTCCCTGCGGCTGCTCCAACCTTGGCCTTCTTTGTTCCCCGAACCTTCTTCATACGGTTCTTTCGTTCCTTTCGCTGCTTGCGACCTGTTCTGCCTTTCTCACCAAGGCCATTCTGCAAATAAACAATAGTTTCATTGAAGCACATCCTCATATAGGTTTTGGAACAAAACTTCAGTATACCAAGCACTTATTTCATGAACAGGATTCATAAAAATTGCAGTGTAACAAACATGTCGAGCAGTACGCATAAAATGCTTCTGGCAAAAGCAATCTGCTGGGTCGTCCAGAACTGAagggaatcactagcaaccaaaCACTTGTGGTACTTTAAAAAATTTGGCAAGAAAGGCTCGCAGACTATTTTATGACAAGTTTATTCGACGCAtatcaaccatttttttttcatttacataCAAGAAATGAAGTTCTACTAGCTTGAACACTAATTATCCAGTTCCCCTAACAGCAGACAGCTGTTCAATGTCAGGAGATACATTTACAACTGTAAAAAAAAGTATGAGGTGTGTTTAAAAAGAAACCTAACTTCTGAAACAGTGCGCAGCTGCTACTGAGCGCACATAGCTGCAGGTTCCGACAAGCTATCGTTTACGGCGTTTCACTCCGACCGTTAGTTGGCAATCTACAGCTGCTGATGTGAGCACGTGCACAAGCTGTTCGTTAgattagtgccaaagtgacaatagACCCTGCGGTTTCcctttattttaataattgtggATGGTGCGACAGGAGACCTGCACACCatcccagaaagtgcgttccaggaggctttccaaaaatggaagaaacgaTGGTAACAGTAttattgccagtagaggggactactttgagggggacagtgcttaaaatattaTATGATAAGCAATAAAGATACTacagcaaaagttcggtttctttttgaacacacctcctATACTCatgatacagaaaaaaaaaaaaaaaatctgacctTTCTTTGCGAAGTGAACTCGCATAACTGGCAAGCGCATCCGAGCTCAATAATTAATCTACTGACATCTTCATACATAACTTTGAGTTCTGATACGCACGAAATAGATGCATCGTGATACAGAGGGCAACATGGGTACACATCATTAGGTATCAGCTGCTACTGCATGCCATCTGCGGCTCACACTGACTCTCCACACTTTGTTACAGAAGTGTTTTCTTCTACTGTAAACTGCACCAAGGAGAAGCCTACATTGTTGCCACAGAAATCACTGTAGCATACACTGCATGGCCTCCCGTGACATTGATTTCACTACCGCTTGTAATAGAATATTATTTGTATAGTGGACGTAGGAGATCATGCGTGTGGAAGCTTTTGATGATACAGTTTCCAAGCAATAGGCATAGCCTGAACTGCAGCTTTTTCTCGTATGCGCGCCTGTGCAATTGGTGCTTTACCCTTGTAGCCTATAAACTGAAGGCCACTGCTCATGGTTGCAAAATTATCACGCGGGTTTCTTGAAGGATTTAAATCGCACATGCTGACAAACACTGCTTTAGTCAATGAAATGCCCTTGGAGTCACTaaaattttttttactgcttgAAGAAAAAAAGGTCTCACTGAAGAAATTCCTAACCAAGTTCCCAGCATAAAGTATGAGATCATTATATTGAGGCTCAACTGTATTACAGACACAGCAGGTTATGCTAGTTTAAAAAAGTACTGGCACCAAAAAATAAGTATGGTCGGAAGCCTCCACTGCTTCCCAGCATGACAGTAATTAGAGGTGGGTAGCACTGGTCCAAACTTAAGGTCTCGAAGTCAGGATTCAAAACTTGAGAGAAAGGTAACTAAGAAACGCTGCAcaacaataataaaattttcttaacATATAAACAGGCCAAAGTATTGAAGCTTCACCAGAGTGTTATGCAACTCATCAATACCGGTCACATGCACTTGTGCAATCTGCACAAACATGTTACATGCCACATATTTCTGGTTTTCAAAATGACTAAATTAATGCTATTTCTGCTGCCAAGTGTGGTTGTGCATTTCCATAGCCTActatgaaagggaaaaattgtcatccaccctaATGTatcatgaagctacaaaggaaccCATTTGGGTTTCTAAGAAAAGAATGCTTCgaagttgaggaaaaattcatcctggtcggGGATATGGTGGCACTGGTCGCATGTTTCTGAGAACACATACAGGTTTCCTTCgcagcttcgtgctacattcgggggGGATGAAAATTTTCCCCTTACATGAATCtccctccaccttgcgggattccgcagaattGATTTGCCATATAGCCTACTACATTTCCTCACTTGCTGAGCATAGGAATGCTCCGGGATAGCCAGAAGAAAACTGAAGAACGGGAATTTTCGAAGTGAACTTTTAGCAAGCATATATCATGCAGCCCCTTGTGCATTATGTATAGCGCATTGCCTTCAATCCTTTCCAAAAAAGCTCATAGAGGCGATTATGTTGCATTCATCCAAGCAAAATTTAAAGGGGGAGACTGCTCCTGTGAGCCGAAAATTGGACCAATATTTTTTCACGTTCCTTTGCTCCAGGTAGGCGTAGAGCATTTATTTTTGCTTGATTGGACCACTATCACTTGATTCATTTAGCCTTTTCCATATCACCATTAACATATCATGATATGTTTTTCCTTGTTTTCTCGAAGCAGCATTTTTGATGGGGTCCCAGTTATCGAGTGATGATATCTTTGGCTCTTCTTATGGTAGTGCAATAATTATTTCAAATTTTTTTGCAAGAAAGGTACCCAATTCAGGGCAGAGGGCCTACAGAGGGCAGTAGGCCTGTAACAAGAACAAATATTACATTTTCAATAACTTATAAGTAATAATTTGTCCTAGCTGTTGCTATGCGTTTTTACTTTAAAATTTTGACATAAGTGCAGTCCACTTGTAACGGTTATGATGAGtcgaagaaaaaaatacaatgatgcgttattcaccgcatatcagATATAACGATCGAAATTTCGCTCCTGGGCGACGCTTTCCATGCAGAATAATCATGAAATGTGGGttcctacgttgcccttaaccgagaaggcgcgaaaagtttgcctacgcgagttcgtatctgccgccattaccgcgcccgcgcgccgattgcgaaagccacggagagcatcgcaagttggcgcagcgtgcacaagatggcgccagctgcttcgcgtcgTGGGCGGTTGTCTATAGAAGAGGAAGGGAGTAAAAACGATAAGCTAGCGGCGATTGCGCTCCTTTTACAATCTCCGACGGGGCGATCATTGTCGCGACAGACGCGTTGTGCGAcactgtcggcgaagcggcgCACGATGGGCTGCAGCCCCCGTCGCttttgtttataacattcagATCCCTGGTTAGTCAGTGGTGCGTGCATTGGATTTGCATGCATTAACAATCACGTAAAAGCTAAAAAATTTTCAAACAGGATAGCCACCAGTGTTATTTCGCGTTTACAGCAGCAACGGGCTGGATGTGCACGATGGGTGGCGTTTCGCCGACACTCTTGTCGGTGCAGCGGTTCAACCTCGTCAAACCATCGAGCACGCTTTGCCTTCATTATTAGCGCGCGTTGGCTACAGCTAGATTGGACGGTCTTCCTACACGTGATTCTAGCAGCGTTAAGTGCGGTAATATTGCCGGCTTACCGAATGGGCGCCGCACACTTGTTTGGGAGATCCTGACAGCACGCTTGATACGCGGCCACAGGATTGAAAAATAGCCGAAAAAGGTCCGACTCCTTCCTCGAAAACACCCAACAACTCGAAATAGCAGCAAAACAGtaagtgttcgcgcagcagctggacaCGATGCACACAGCGGTTGTCAGATTTCTATTTTAGCGCGCCTAACGATTGAAACGTTTAGCGGTACGGTAGCCGACCAATTTTCCTGACTTCGCGGGGattgaaaaatagtccgaaaaatcgaacagtAGGAAAAACTCgcgcacgccccccccccccccccaagaaaaaaaattatgaggcttagagcggcttaaaaaaatgtcgcagtttcgcccaaaaggcggagcatcgattgcgatagcaaattaatagacagctatacgaagtaagaatgttcgttttatcggcggtataaagttgtaaatatgagcttactaactaaataagcacggtgtcacacgcgcacaggttacatgaacacatctcgctcgatgaccgcggaaactcgagtgagaaagcgcgccagaagcagcgggcaaattggCCTTCGcactgtctattctctcgcttcaacgcgaacgtaaaaaaacagcgcatacgaagctactggcactcggcgcacgccctttgtacccttcgcagatcgctttgaagatgagtcccccgcgggcgcacacttcggccacatagcagatcgctttcaagactgcTGCCGTCGCAAGAGCTGAACGCAGCTTCCCACCGTCTCCTCCtccctccccgtgccccgcgagcgaacgaagtccgcgcgcttccggccgccttcctctctcccgTGTGcgtcgccggctcaccctcgcaatcTTTCACCCGCACACAACGTACGGCGCAAATtaaaaacatacaaaaaaaaaaaaagattccgcTTAAGGGATTATGACGATAGCGCtgagctgaccgaaaaaaaaaaaagcaagtgccccTATTTGGAACGTTTTGTTGGccaagagcgggcatggcctccgagaagGGAGGATAGCGTGCGTCTACTATCTTGAAGGCTATAATACGGTGGCCACTACAGGGGGCCACTAAAAGCCAAGCCCGGCCAAgtcagcggaaaatccaacatggcagtccacaagatcgggtagcgtggctcggagcgagcgatttagtccggaaaatcggtcgcgaaaatgcattacttagctctatgggaaccctaaCGGTACATCTAtgatatccaacaagtccgaatttttggagtcgggaaaatccgtcggctactgtaaaAAATTGGTTTCGGGATTACAAAGGTAtatgcggcattttttttttttacgctctgTTCAGCGATGATCAGTTATAACGTTTTGCGTTCTTGATATTGTTACAAGTGGACTGAACTGCAACACTTTGGCTCAAATCATTCTAGAGCGTTCATTACTATAGCACTGCCTACTTTGACCATTCAACATTGTTTTGTCAAGCTTAATTAAATATACAATGTGTTTTGAAGTTCACTCTGTAAAAACTGCACACCTTAAATTAGCTCATCGAAATACAAACTCTGCAAGTTTCATCAAAATCTACCcagaaatattttttaaaattttgaagCTACAGGGCGATTGAACATGAATTTGACACTGGGCAGTTGCCCAAGAGGCTTCGCCAAACTAATACCACACTATTTAGACTGCCTCGTGACAGAATTCGAGTCCGCAAAAATGACGCATTTGCCCCATGTTGTTATACAGCTTGGTGCCCCAAGGGTCCACCACGTATTGTTGTCCTGACACAATTCAATATGCGTGAACTGGTACCAAATCTTTGATGCCCATTTTCTCGTTTTTGTCAGCCACTTCACTAGTGGAAAGCATAGCACAATGATGGCTGTAGCTATTTGGACATGGTTTGTGCTGTTATAATCTGTAGACTGTGCTGCACATAAAGACATTCTTTTAACTCTTGTTCAAACCTACATTATTTTATTTAAGAATTACTATGGGGTATTATGTAGTGCAATATGGTTGAATGCATGTTATGCTGAGGACAAAATTATTAAGCCCTCTAGCATGTTTCATCactgtgccaggctttccacgaGTAAGAGAACTTTGTGAACTTTTATAATGCAAAACATAATGGAGATATATTCATGAAAATTACGAACTGTCTCATGCAATTAGCAGTATGGGTGCCAAATTTCAGTACTCTGTATCGAGAAACAAAAAAGTTATGATCCTCTACTGCCCCCTAAGCACAAGGCATTTGTTTTGACCTGGTCCCATTTAGCTGTTGCACACTGGAGCTATTTGGCTTCTTACTGTAGTTACTGAGTTAAAAGCtatcaataaataaatttcaTTGTTTTTAAATGCCAGCTGTACCTGCTGATACAAACACTTACCCTGCACAACCTGTACTTGGGTTCGAATTTCTTGGCGAAGTCCAGGGTGTCATAGATCAGGGCAAAACCAGAGGTCTTGCCACCGCCAAATTGTGTGCGAAAGCCAAAGCAGAAGACCACATCGGGTGTTGTGTTGTACATGGTGCTGAGCTTCTCGCGCACCTCGTTCTTGGAGACTGTGCCACGGTTGGGATGGATGATGTCCACCACCTATCCAGACACAACAGAGAAAACACTTAAATTTTTATGCTTCTTTTTTGGTGCCTATTTGGTAGCCCTTAAGTCTTCAAAGGTGCCACAGTGAACCAACAATCCTTCAGTGGAGTGAAGCTTGTTCTGAAAGCATCTAGTGCTTATTAACTAATGATACAATGAGGATGTGTGCGCACAGAAATTCTTAACAGGCACAGAGTTTAGAGGTGCCATCACCACCCGTTTCCTGGCATATCAGCATATCCTTTCATTGAAAAGGATCTATGCAGCATTCTAAAAGCATAACCTACCAATCTAGCTCGCCTTAAAGCTTGATGGTGTATCTATCTTATAAAAGAGGTCCGCTCATCAAAACACAAAGGGGCCTTGTGACATGGCTATCAAAGCTTAAGCGCCACTGGTCACACTACAGAGATTCTACACCCCAATGCAAGCATGACATGTCAATCAGTGAAACTATGACTGGGCAGGGATAATAATGACAGTTCACTTGAGCTGTGTAACAAGTACAGCCCCCGTCACAGATTAGGTCTGGAGCGGTCAGCCTCCCGAGACCCTTGGCACCACCTACTGACATACTTGCAAGCATGCTCTGCCAGATGAACAAGGAGTCGCCACGCATGGTCATAGCCATGCTCCTTGCGCAGCTCCCCCCTTATGATTCAGCTCAAATGACACGATACACAAgcgagtgattttttttttgttgacatGTCATGCCAGGACGTGCGTGCTCATAAAGAACCGTCCCTCCTGCCTGGTGCCTATCCAGGCTTCCCCTGTCATCGGGCAAAATCACAAGAAATGGGTAGCTAAATAAAGCCCATGGAATGACGGCAATTGCTGAAGTCCTGTCTACCTGGGAGCACATGCTCAGAAGCAACTATGTTATTCCAGCTTGCTCCTTGTAGGCAGCGCAAGGCTCTTGGAAGTGCGCCATTCTTGCGCTATAGAAAGTGGGGGCTGTAGTACAGTGCGAAAAGAATGCATTGTATATCAATGCGTACactacaaaacaaatgtcaattACACAAACAGTAATACAAAGGGCACTGACTACTCTTTTGAACACATTTACCAACAGGCAAACAGGTTCACTCCAAAACTGCTTTCACACAGGCGCATGCACTGGGCAAGAAGGAACAGGTTTGCTATTTTCCACAAGTTCACACATGCTTTCAGGACACCTGGACAGCTTTGAGTGCAGAGTGAAAAGCTTCCTGCTGTTCCAATCCTTACTGACCTACGCACGCGCCTTTGTTCAACCCCTGTAGGTACTCATAATGTAATTCTGAATCACTTCTAAGATTACTCGGGCCTTCCTCAAACTCATGGATGAGAGAGGTCACCATCTCATGGACACCAACTTCTACATACACTTCTAATGTGATGGCACAGTAAAGCATCACCCAGACAACGAAATGCAAAATTCGAGCAAGGAATAGCTTTTCAATTACTTGCAATTTTGGAGTTTCTAAAAATGAGTAAAGTCCGTTAGTATGCACCAACTTTGCCATTTCTCAAAACACTGGGAACAGAATGCAAACAAGATTCGACATTGTAGTTGTCACAGGGCCAGTCAAATGGCATCACTACTGAACACTGAAAATGGCAC
The DNA window shown above is from Dermacentor silvarum isolate Dsil-2018 chromosome 1, BIME_Dsil_1.4, whole genome shotgun sequence and carries:
- the LOC119437269 gene encoding 40S ribosomal protein S24, which codes for MADSSVTVRTRKYMTNRLLCRKQMVVDIIHPNRGTVSKNEVREKLSTMYNTTPDVVFCFGFRTQFGGGKTSGFALIYDTLDFAKKFEPKYRLCRNGLGEKGRTGRKQRKERKNRMKKVRGTKKAKVGAAAGKK